One genomic segment of Sanyastnella coralliicola includes these proteins:
- the rplE gene encoding 50S ribosomal protein L5, translating into MSYTPRLQKLYKDEVIKQLTDQFEYKTPMQVPKIMKVCLNQGLGKAVADKKMVDIAVEEMSQIAGQRAVPTYSTKDISNFKLRKGMPIGARVTLRREQMYEFLDRLIAVSLPRTRDFQGIRPKGFDGRGNFTFGIKEQIIFPEIDIDKTKYINGMDITIVTSANTDEEAKALLSAFGFPFSKN; encoded by the coding sequence ATGAGCTACACACCTAGACTACAAAAGCTGTATAAAGACGAGGTCATTAAGCAGTTGACTGACCAGTTCGAGTACAAGACTCCTATGCAGGTTCCTAAGATCATGAAGGTCTGTTTGAACCAAGGTCTTGGAAAGGCTGTGGCAGATAAGAAAATGGTTGATATCGCGGTTGAAGAGATGTCTCAGATCGCAGGTCAACGCGCAGTACCAACGTACTCGACGAAAGATATTTCCAACTTCAAACTCCGTAAAGGAATGCCAATCGGTGCACGCGTAACACTACGTCGTGAGCAGATGTACGAATTCCTAGATCGTTTGATCGCGGTTTCCCTACCACGTACTCGTGACTTCCAGGGAATTCGTCCAAAAGGATTCGACGGACGTGGGAACTTCACTTTCGGAATTAAAGAACAGATCATCTTCCCGGAGATTGATATTGATAAAACTAAGTACATCAACGGAATGGACATTACGATCGTAACATCTGCTAACACAGATGAGGAAGCAAAAGCTTTGCTTTCAGCGTTCGGTTTCCCATTCTCAAAGAACTAG
- the rplX gene encoding 50S ribosomal protein L24: protein MDKRHKVKKGDQVKVLAGEHKGKEGTVKEVIKAKDRVVIEGVNMITRHVKPSATNPQGGVIEREAGIHISNVMVIDNQGNATRVGRRRADNGKLVRYSKKSNEEIK, encoded by the coding sequence ATGGACAAGCGTCATAAAGTAAAAAAGGGTGACCAAGTGAAGGTTCTTGCTGGAGAGCACAAAGGCAAGGAAGGCACTGTTAAAGAAGTGATCAAAGCAAAAGATCGCGTTGTGATCGAAGGAGTGAATATGATCACTCGTCACGTTAAACCAAGTGCAACCAACCCACAAGGTGGTGTGATCGAGCGTGAAGCTGGAATCCACATCTCAAATGTGATGGTTATTGATAATCAGGGTAACGCAACTCGTGTTGGACGTCGTCGTGCTGACAACGGAAAGCTCGTTCGCTACTCTAAAAAGTCAAATGAGGAGATTAAGTGA
- the rplN gene encoding 50S ribosomal protein L14 has product MIQQESRMKVADNSGAKEALCIRVLGGTRRRYASIGDKIVVTVKDASPSGNVKKGTVSKAVVVRTRKEVRRADGSYIRFDDNAVVLLNQAGEMRGTRIFGPVARELREKSYMKIVSLAPEVL; this is encoded by the coding sequence ATGATACAACAAGAAAGCCGAATGAAAGTAGCTGATAACAGCGGTGCGAAAGAAGCGCTGTGTATCAGAGTGCTTGGCGGAACTCGCCGCCGCTATGCGAGTATTGGCGATAAGATCGTTGTGACCGTAAAAGATGCAAGCCCTTCTGGGAACGTAAAGAAGGGAACTGTTTCTAAAGCTGTTGTCGTTCGCACACGTAAAGAAGTGCGTCGCGCAGACGGAAGCTATATCCGCTTCGATGATAACGCAGTGGTTCTTCTGAACCAGGCTGGTGAGATGAGAGGTACTCGTATTTTCGGACCTGTCGCTCGTGAGCTTCGTGAGAAGAGTTACATGAAGATTGTTTCACTGGCACCAGAGGTGTTGTAA
- the rpsQ gene encoding 30S ribosomal protein S17, with translation METRNLRKERIGVVTSNKMEKSIVVSVERKMKHAKYGKFIKSTKKFVAHDEGQECNIGDKVKIMETRPISKNKRWRLVEIMERAK, from the coding sequence ATGGAGACTCGTAATCTTAGAAAAGAGCGTATCGGCGTGGTGACTTCTAACAAGATGGAGAAGTCAATCGTAGTAAGCGTTGAGCGTAAGATGAAGCATGCCAAGTATGGTAAGTTCATCAAGTCTACGAAGAAGTTTGTTGCACACGACGAAGGTCAAGAGTGTAACATTGGAGATAAGGTAAAAATTATGGAGACCCGTCCTATCAGCAAAAACAAGCGCTGGAGACTGGTTGAGATCATGGAGCGCGCGAAGTAA
- the rpmC gene encoding 50S ribosomal protein L29, with product MKMEEIKQLSDLDLAERIQVAREELSKLRFNHSIAGLEDANILSSKKKDIARLLTELSARKKA from the coding sequence ATGAAGATGGAAGAAATCAAACAGCTCTCAGACTTGGATCTAGCAGAACGCATCCAGGTGGCTCGCGAAGAATTGAGCAAGCTGCGTTTCAATCACTCAATTGCTGGGTTGGAAGACGCGAATATTCTGAGTTCAAAGAAAAAAGACATTGCACGCCTCCTAACTGAGCTAAGCGCTCGCAAGAAGGCCTAA
- the rplP gene encoding 50S ribosomal protein L16, with product MLQPKRTKFRKMQKGRIRGMAQRGSTIAFGSFAIKSTDEGFITSRQIESARIALTRYMKREGKVWIRIFPDKPITSKPAEVRMGKGKGAPSHWVAVVKPGRIMFEIDGVPLAVAQEGLRLAAQKLPVRTKFVVRPDYTE from the coding sequence ATGTTACAGCCGAAAAGGACAAAATTCCGCAAAATGCAGAAGGGCCGCATTCGTGGAATGGCGCAGCGCGGTTCTACGATTGCATTCGGATCGTTTGCGATCAAGTCAACAGACGAAGGCTTCATAACCTCTCGTCAGATCGAGTCAGCACGTATTGCATTGACACGTTACATGAAGCGTGAAGGTAAAGTGTGGATCCGCATCTTCCCAGACAAACCAATTACGTCGAAGCCGGCTGAGGTACGTATGGGTAAAGGTAAGGGTGCTCCTAGCCACTGGGTAGCAGTGGTAAAGCCTGGACGTATCATGTTTGAGATCGACGGTGTGCCGTTGGCAGTTGCACAAGAAGGTCTGCGTCTAGCAGCACAAAAACTTCCAGTGCGCACCAAGTTCGTTGTTCGTCCTGATTACACAGAATAA
- the rpsC gene encoding 30S ribosomal protein S3 has product MGQKTNPIGNRLGFIRGWDSNWYGGNNYADKIEEDDRIRRYLNARLRKASVSKIIIERTLKLVTVTIQTARPGVIIGKGGSEVDKLKEELKKLTGKEVQINIFEIKRPELDAKLVADSIARQIEARISFRRAIKMAVAGTMRMGAEGIKVTISGRLNGAEMARTETYMDGRVPLHTFRADIDYALSEAHTTYGRIGIKVWICRGEVYGKRDLSPTAGMKNKRGGAGGSGDQQGRRRRRK; this is encoded by the coding sequence ATGGGACAGAAGACCAATCCAATAGGTAATCGTCTAGGGTTCATCCGCGGATGGGACTCAAACTGGTACGGAGGTAACAATTACGCAGATAAGATCGAAGAAGATGATCGTATCCGTCGTTACCTAAACGCACGTCTGCGTAAGGCTAGCGTTTCTAAGATCATTATTGAGCGCACACTGAAGCTCGTTACTGTGACAATCCAGACAGCTCGTCCGGGTGTGATCATCGGTAAAGGAGGATCAGAAGTAGATAAGCTAAAAGAAGAGTTGAAGAAACTAACTGGAAAGGAAGTTCAAATCAACATCTTCGAGATCAAGCGCCCAGAATTGGATGCGAAGCTAGTAGCTGACAGCATTGCTCGTCAGATCGAAGCACGTATCTCTTTCCGTCGTGCGATCAAGATGGCAGTTGCCGGTACTATGCGTATGGGAGCGGAAGGGATCAAAGTAACGATCTCTGGACGTTTGAACGGGGCAGAGATGGCGCGTACAGAGACATACATGGACGGACGTGTGCCACTACACACATTCCGTGCAGATATCGATTACGCATTGTCTGAAGCACACACGACATACGGTCGTATCGGAATTAAAGTATGGATCTGTCGTGGGGAGGTTTACGGTAAGCGTGACCTAAGCCCAACAGCAGGAATGAAAAATAAGCGAGGCGGTGCCGGAGGTTCAGGCGATCAGCAGGGACGTCGTCGTCGTCGTAAGTAA
- the rplV gene encoding 50S ribosomal protein L22, with amino-acid sequence MGKRKHLMAERLKEERKNVAFAKLNNCPTSPRKMRIVADTIRGKDVFHALNILKFSKQDASNRLEKLLRSAIANWEAKNEGDRPEEANLVVSEIRVDSARMLKRLRPAPQGRAHRIRKRSNHVTIIVDSAK; translated from the coding sequence ATGGGTAAGAGAAAACACTTGATGGCAGAGAGGCTTAAGGAAGAGCGCAAGAACGTTGCGTTCGCGAAGCTGAACAACTGCCCTACATCACCCCGTAAGATGCGAATCGTAGCAGATACGATCCGTGGTAAAGATGTATTCCACGCGCTGAACATTTTGAAGTTCAGCAAGCAGGATGCGTCGAACCGCCTCGAGAAGTTGCTTCGTAGCGCTATTGCGAACTGGGAAGCAAAGAACGAAGGAGATCGTCCTGAGGAAGCGAATCTTGTTGTAAGCGAGATCCGTGTAGACAGTGCACGTATGCTGAAGCGTCTTCGCCCAGCACCACAGGGACGAGCGCACCGCATTCGCAAGCGTTCGAACCACGTAACTATTATTGTAGATAGCGCCAAATAA
- the rpsS gene encoding 30S ribosomal protein S19, whose product MARSLKKPPFVHYKLVQRVEEAQSSGKKSVIKTWSRASTITPDFVGLTIAVHNGRQFIPVYVTENMVGHKLGEFSPTRTFRGHGGNKKDKGRR is encoded by the coding sequence ATGGCTCGCTCATTAAAGAAACCCCCATTCGTACACTACAAGCTGGTACAGCGTGTAGAAGAAGCGCAATCTTCAGGTAAGAAGTCTGTGATCAAGACATGGTCTCGTGCTAGTACGATCACACCAGATTTCGTTGGACTAACGATTGCAGTACACAACGGGCGTCAGTTTATCCCTGTATACGTTACAGAGAACATGGTAGGACACAAGCTTGGAGAGTTCTCTCCGACACGTACTTTCCGTGGACACGGCGGTAACAAGAAGGATAAGGGTAGACGTTAA
- the rplB gene encoding 50S ribosomal protein L2 → MALRKLKPITPGQRHKVISSFDDVTTDKPYKPLLAPIKKSGGRNNTGKMTMRYRGGGHKRRYRIIDFKRDKQDVPAIVQTIEYDPNRSARIALVEYKDGEKRYIVAPEGLKVGQEISSGRGIQPEVGNAMYLSDIPLGTVIHNIELYPGKGGILARSAGSYAQLNARDKKYAIVKLPSGETRMILQTCMATIGSVSNSEHNLQVSGKAGRSRWLGRRPRVRGVAMNPVDHPMGGGEGRQSGGHPRSRNGMPAKGYKTRRPKKHSNKLIIERRKK, encoded by the coding sequence ATGGCACTACGTAAGCTAAAACCAATAACTCCAGGGCAACGTCACAAAGTGATCAGTTCATTTGACGACGTTACTACTGACAAGCCATACAAGCCGCTTCTTGCACCAATCAAGAAGTCAGGTGGTCGTAACAACACTGGTAAGATGACGATGCGCTACCGCGGAGGTGGTCACAAGCGTCGCTACCGTATCATCGATTTCAAACGCGATAAGCAGGATGTACCTGCGATCGTTCAGACAATCGAGTACGATCCAAACCGTTCAGCACGTATTGCGCTTGTAGAGTACAAAGACGGAGAGAAGCGCTACATCGTGGCTCCTGAAGGTCTAAAAGTTGGTCAAGAGATCAGCAGCGGACGCGGGATCCAGCCAGAGGTAGGAAACGCAATGTACCTGTCAGATATTCCATTGGGTACGGTGATTCACAACATCGAGTTGTACCCAGGGAAAGGAGGAATCCTTGCACGCAGCGCAGGAAGCTACGCACAGCTGAATGCTCGTGATAAAAAGTACGCGATCGTTAAACTTCCTTCAGGGGAAACACGCATGATCTTACAGACATGTATGGCAACGATCGGGTCAGTGTCTAATTCGGAGCATAACCTTCAGGTTTCCGGTAAAGCAGGTCGCTCACGCTGGCTTGGACGTCGCCCACGTGTACGTGGTGTGGCTATGAACCCGGTAGATCACCCAATGGGTGGTGGTGAAGGTCGCCAGTCTGGAGGTCACCCACGCAGCCGTAACGGTATGCCAGCGAAGGGTTACAAGACTCGTCGTCCGAAGAAGCACTCGAATAAGTTGATTATTGAACGTCGTAAGAAATAA
- the rplW gene encoding 50S ribosomal protein L23, which translates to MKNVLIKPLITEKLTADAEKYNRYGFIVDQGSNKIEIKKAVESSYGVKVTAVRTINVDGKKRSRYTKAGMVTGRTNSYKKAIVQLAEGDMIDFYDNI; encoded by the coding sequence ATGAAAAATGTACTTATTAAGCCATTGATCACTGAGAAGCTTACAGCAGATGCTGAGAAGTATAACCGCTACGGTTTCATCGTAGATCAAGGTTCGAACAAGATCGAGATCAAGAAGGCAGTGGAATCATCTTACGGAGTGAAGGTAACAGCAGTGCGTACTATCAATGTTGATGGTAAGAAGCGCTCACGTTACACGAAAGCTGGGATGGTCACTGGAAGAACGAATTCATACAAGAAAGCGATTGTACAGCTTGCAGAAGGTGACATGATCGATTTCTACGATAACATTTAA